One segment of Anastrepha obliqua isolate idAnaObli1 chromosome 3, idAnaObli1_1.0, whole genome shotgun sequence DNA contains the following:
- the LOC129242875 gene encoding purine nucleoside phosphorylase-like, with product MAMCSAAKSDDDTITYEQIKSMADDLLSRIRIKPIIGIICGSGLGSLTEAITNAENIEYKDIPGFPVSTVVGHAGRLVIGMLEGLPVLAMQGRFHYYEGYPLVKCSLPVRVMKLMGIEYLMVTNAAGGINPGYKVGDIMIIRDHVNFVGFSGNSPLRGPNDERLGPRFPPMTDAYNPELVNRALGVAKEMGIQDVVKVGTYCFLGGPTYESIAECKLLHTVGVDAVGMSTAHEVVVAQHCGLKVFAFSLITNKASLDYEKKEYANHAEVVAVGKSRESTCRELMCRMIKSIAAEKGAARGASCGCV from the exons ATGGCAATGTGCTCGGCAGCCAAAAGCGATGATGATAC cATCACCTATGAACAGATCAAAAGTATGGCCGATGATCTCCTGTCGCGCATTCGAATCAAACCTATTATCGGTATTATTTGTGGTTCTGGTTTGGGTTCACTAACCGAAGCGATTACGAATGCCGAAAACATAGAATATAAGGATATACCGGGCTTTCCCGTATCCACGGTTGTCGGCCACGCTGGCCGCCTCGTCATCGGCATGCTGGAGGGTTTGCCGGTATTGGCCATGCAGGGACGCTTCCACTACTACGAAGGCTATCCATTGGTGAAGTGCTCGTTGCCGGTGCGCGTCATGAAGCTGATGGGTATTGAGTACTTAATGGTGACCAATGCTGCGGGTGGCATTAACCCCGGCTATAAGGTTGGGGACATTATGATCATACGCGATCACGTCAACTTTGTTGGCTTTTCGGGCAACTCGCCACTGCGCGGGCCGAACGATGAACGCTTGGGACCGCGTTTTCCGCCCATGACCGATGCCTATAATCCGGAGTTGGTAAATCGTGCCTTGGGCGTAGCGAAAGAGATGGGCATACAGGACGTGGTAAAAGTGGGCACATATTGTTTTCTCGGCGGCCCCACCTATGAGTCGATCGCCGAGTGTAAGCTGTTGCACACGGTGGGCGTGGATGCGGTGGGCATGTCAACTGCCCATGAGGTGGTTGTGGCTCAGCACTGCGGCCTGAAGGTGTTCGCATTCAGTCTTATCACGAACAAAGCATCGCTGGACTATGAAAAGaaggagtatgccaatcatgcGGAGGTGGTTGCGGTGGGTAAAAGTCGGGAGAGCACTTGTCGTGAACTGATGTGCCGCATGATCAAGTCCATTGCAGCGGAGAAAGGTGCGGCTCGTGGCGCCTCGTGCGGTTGTGTGTGA